Genomic segment of Apostichopus japonicus isolate 1M-3 chromosome 8, ASM3797524v1, whole genome shotgun sequence:
TAAACCTGCTGGATTTATTATTGCAAACTGCTGCCCATTATTAGGGTTTGATTCCACTTCTGTTTTGCataggttttttttaaatgttcttattTCCCCAGATGTACTCCCTCAAAATTTCACACCTTTAAACCTGATTCTTTCAAAAATCAGACCACACCAGCCCAGCACACATACAAGACAAAGGGTCACATCAATTAGTGTACATCACGTCTACCACGAGTCAATGTCATTTAATTCTCCCTTGCACAGGCTGCAGTATTCAATTTGTAGAGGTTACCATGATGAGAAAGAAGTACTACTCCATgccaccctcccacccccattATCAAAATATGAGAACATACTGTACCATGTTATTCATCcccacatatattaatattttgggaGAGCCTGCTTGTTATTCATCTGGCTACGTACCAGGTGAATAACATGACCAACATTAGGCCTAGGcaacatttaacatttctttttcatactGAATCAGGACAAATTGGATTTCAATACTGACAGCTGCAAGTACTGGGTCTAATGTATTACAATTTACATAGAAATTTTAACATACATCATTTGTTGTGTTGCTTCCGGTAGAACAATGTGAGAATTCTTTGAACGACTATCTGTTATTGTCTGATGGCATTGAATCTCTGTTGCACAGCACTTCCATCACCAAgtgtaaatattgtataatcTGCACCCTGATTGGTTAATTAACTGCAGGACTAATAGTGACTAAGTGGAATCATACATTCACGTTCATCGTGGAATCATACATTCACGTTCATCCGGCTAAAAAGTGAATAGCCTTGACGTTAAGTTTCAGAAACGAGATTTTCGTGGAAGTGCTCCCTACcgtaacatgtacagtaaatacagtACATAAAGTAACGGAGCCTAATGTtacttactactactaggcctgaTCAAGATAGTTTCATGTCATACTCATAGgctaagaaaaagaaaacacggGGAACTTTACCAACTCTTCGCTTTTTCCCTCCAACTTCAGAGTATCTGAAATGTCAAATCCAAAGACGTGAGGTGTACTCGTTGGCGGCTGACCACATTTTCCCCTACTTTTTATGGGTTCGAAATTTTCGCGCTGTTCGGTCATTCGGCATGTTTTGATGGCTAATGGTGGCGCACCTGTGAAAGGTCATCAGCGGCACCTTTGATGAAGAATATTATTTGAGCGACATTCTATATTATAcgtattgtaatattgtgacgagcccggctcctccgatagtaaaactatatcgggactcgcgatagaaaggtactgggatatcttgatgccgtatttatgcttcttcaggagatgtcagaacgggcgaaaacaatgagttcacagaaaaacaatttgacaagatcggatttgattaatgattcggtataatttcttctctgtcgattctctttacaaataaaactaaattacaatgatttgacttgacttgacttgacttgactccgtcaattaaacaattaggagtgatgaaatagtaacgaagcaatgacgaactgatcacggagcgctgacggagtgataaatttgctgatcaagtgataaactttcggcctcctttttcTTATATACCATACTTCtacaaaatccctctgcgcacaatcagtaggcagccaataaactgaccatcctgtattaacttaatgatataaaaataagtgcactggcactgatctgccctgattggttgggagtttggaagtccatcccctttctatggaaacttccataccacgtgagagaaccttctcgaatgttccacagacataatggaatctattttgggaaaaaggccctgtaccaagattcaataagatagttaaaacttctcgtgggaaaactgaatccatgacctagataaatacataagaggcccataaggtgtctcgatggagtgtttcggtaacatcaaagagatggtattactatttcataacagtatCACTTGCTGTGGGTTATTAATTGGGGGACatgttaaaataacaaagaaacttCTAAAGAAGACATTTCGACTTTAGGACTCTAAATTTTGATTTCAAGAAGTTCAAAGACTCAAAGTTCCACCTTAACATCTAAATTTCGACTGCAAACCCGGAAAGTgtcaatttcacatttttcaagttttcctttatatattacaatatgtcCGGActtatggaaagccattttaatatttaatcgggaattttagatatcttaaattgtctcttattttagataactaaaattctatttcagatatcttaaattaaattcgagatatctgaagaTTTCTATCAGacatctgaaattgaattcgaaatatcgaaaatagatttcgagatatctgaaattctaattcagatatctgaaattgaattcgatatatctaaaattgaattcgagatatctgaaattctacttcagatatctgaaattaaatttaagatatctaaacttgaattccagatatctgaaaatgaatttcagatatctgaaattctaatttgagatatctgaaattctaattcgagatatctgaaattgaattcgaggtatctgaaattgaattcgagatatctggaATGCATATGCAGAAGTTCGTAAAAGGGCACGAAAACTATAGAAGAGTGACAGTACAAAAGGTACATGGGGTTGCCATCGTTGCGTCGACGTATGGGTGGGATTGAATCTAGCTTGCTTgctgaaattgaatttcagatatctgaaattgaattcgagataaatataatttcagatatctcgaattgaatttcagatatctgaaatagaattgcagatatatGAAATAGAacttcagatatctcgaatttaactACTATAAGTATATAGTTGGTGCGGTTTGGGCTGGGTTCCCGCCAAATAGTGCACTTCCGATGCATAGGCCGAGCCTCGTGCTGGTTGCTGATCAAGAACTTTCAAGAAGGGACGTGCCGCATTGTAAGGTGTCATTGAAGCGTCTCCTGTCAGTCTATgaggggcggagggggggggggtgtggacaCGTTCCTTCTCAATGAAAAATATACgccaaatggtgcattctgaggcatatttatgataaattaGGTCCATACTAGTAGCAATATAAGTGAGATTGTGCTAATAAAGAATTTTTGTGTCCGAGTATATgatccataggcgtaggaggcggggggggagCTGggtggggctgcagcccccaaccaaaatttttggtgaaaattcgggcaatatgctgagaatttttcgggcacctactgatagaataataattttcaatgtgtttttcaatggtaaaattgatattattattatcattattattttaacgACTTAATtgcccaataattctaaccaatatggaagggtaataacacggaaaatataacccaaattttcttaatgtgcatataggCATTCAcacacattaagatgttgaacgcgcgcgaagcgcgcggaaaattttagttatatttttcgggcaagtcgttacagccccccccccccccccccaatcaaattaggctcctactcCTATTTGGAGATCATAGGCCTATGTGGTTGTTTATACATATCCATATCCAACTCTATGGAACAGATATATACTTTGGCCAAAACTTCCTGAAGAAATATTTCGCCAAATTTTCATTCGATTAAACCAGACGAATTTAGTCTTCCGAAAAGGACTTCCTTCAGTTGATTAAGTATCACTTCTTTGGATATTACAGGTGTTTCAAGACCAAAGAAGAACTCCCTATTCAAAGCTAAAAACGCAGCTAGTTACGCACGTTTAAAACGAATTTTAAAGGTCATGCAGTATCGGATGTACAATGATCATTGCGCTCAACACCTAAGTCGACGCGCATATTTCCTGCTTTTCTCATACGTTTACCAGAGTAGTCTAGTCTATACACTAGAATCGTACCGTACCCAATGTAGTAAGTACTCTGTTAGCACTAAACCTTGTTACCTTTGCCCAATAGGGAAATGCTTCAATGGATCAAATTTGACAGGAGTACCACACTAAAACTGTACATGTCTATATGTGGGTGTTTGTGTTGGTAGGCAACTGAATTGTACAGCTCAACTGatcttgtttcatttcattgttGGTCGCTGTTTGACTGGAAAGAAGCAGCTTGCAAGAACGAACATTTTCACTTTCACTGTTGGTTGACTCTCATCGTCGTCAATATGGTGAGTTCGATGAGAAAATCAGCTCAGATAGTAGTAGGCAGCTGCGTTGACAGCCTGCGCTAAGGACCTAGTACAAGTAGTAGGCTAAGCCCACATAACAGTAAGCATAGGCTACGTAATACCTATTGCATATAGCCAAGTAGGATTACCATAGGATTAAGTTAGCTCTAGTATTAGACCCTACCCTAAGCTAATTCCTGTAGTTCTTACTCTGATTTAAAAACTTAGAAGAACTGATGCAATTATATCAGGCCGTATTAATATAATAGAGAGACCCTGTTGCCCTCATATTCCATTTCCCGCagaagtaggcctaggctaacgttaggctagtTGAATGGATGTATACACTGAATATTTCAAAGAATCTAGCCCAAGGGAAGTCAAATATTATTCCTAAGTGGATATTCTGCAGTGGGGCAATCTAAGTCTAATCTAAGTTAATGTCATTCTAAATTGGATGCTTGGTTGCTGAGTGGGAGAACCTAAGCCCAAGATTATTTAAAAGGACTCAACATTATGCTTTTGTATCTTTTCATTCAATCTTTAAGGACTGCACAATTTCAATTACATGCAAACTAGAAGTAACCAAATGGTTCTACTAAACTACCTACAGTAGCCATTTATCTGTCAGGAATTTGGAGAATCCAGTGTTCAAATTCCCAAAAGCTCATTATGGATGTTGGtgtaggccccccccccctccctccctatATATGTTAGTTTCATTATCAGGCCTTAAGTTTCAAAATTTTAGCCACTTACAACATGCCATTGCAAAATAACCTACTGGGTAAACTAAATTTccactttttttccaattttgtgtGAATTAGTACCTGTACAAAATCAACTTTGATTTTGCACTGGCTGAAATATGCCAgccagttctttctttttctacAAACATTCAAATCCACTGTCATTTAGCCAGTAAAGAACCTGAATTTCGACATCTGACTGAGTGATGCCGTTGTTTAACACTTAACCATTAAACAAACAGATGTACAGTACCGTTTATTGTGTACTGGAATCATGTTTTCGTTAGCCTGTCGTCTAGAATTGGTAAGAATTTGTGGAGAGCCTGTTCTGTAATATAATTCTGCACAACACTAGCCAGGTTGCTTTCTAACAAAATCACTGTGTGAGAAACAAACCTCTGCAATAGGGTTTACTGTAAGTTATCCATGCTTAATTAACACACAGTAGTGTGGATCACTGATCAGTGATGTATTGTTGCAGTGCTGTGTTCCAATTGTATGAAAAGCATTGTTGAACACTTGAGTCAAATATATAGCTCCCATACCTTTTATTTTCATCAATGGACAGTTAACTATTAATTAAAATTTTTTACCTGCTATTTGAACGAACGAAAATGAAATAGTTTGGCATCATTGTGTCAAAATTGTGTACAAAGATGAATTCTTGGAAGCTTCTCGTCTGACTGACCATTCAACATCAGTCAGGACTGCTAATtagtactgtatacagtatgagTATTTGAAACAATTTATAGCAGGTATTCATTGCACTTCGTTGCATTTTGCCAGTCAATGCAAAAGTAGACTGGATACGATATTTGGTAGACATCAAAGTTGAAAATTAACTCTCCCTTTATTTTTACACAGGGAAATGAAGCATCCCTTCCCATGGAAATGTGTTCCAATTGTAAGTAGTATTTTTTGCTTTTACAGTTGTACATTAAAGTCAATcatgaatttctttttattgtgaTCGAGATATGCATATTCCTTGTTTTGTGAAATTATCAGCACAAAGGACAGCAAATTTGGTATCCCCAGGAAGGTCTCCTTAAGTGATTGGGAGTGGGGTGGGTGCTGGAGGGAGGGCACAGAATGTTTCCTAtcatatcttttctttctttctgcaAGTAAGGAGAGGTGAGGTGGAAGGGTCCGGCAGGTGTAGAGCGGGCTGTTTGCACAGATTAACTTCAGGGACACTTCACAAGGTTTCCATCCATGCTGTGGGTTATTTTATGCCCTGCATGTTCCCCTGTCTTTTTGTTTAAATAGAAACTATCACTATTGAATTTTCAAACTTGTTTGCTGTGCATAGCTCCTTTCAAGTAAAATCTCAGATATTTTTTGGgaccaagtattacaaacaaGTTAATGCCATTATGAATTCTATTTTATTAGCCTTAAATAAAGCAATAGGACCAATTAAGGACTACTATAAAATATTACAAGAGTAATTTTCCTCTCAACTTTTTCCTAATCATTTCCAGTCGTTTCACGTATCCTTTGTTTTTGCTTCCTAGTTGACGCGGATGAGATCCGTCGTTTGGGGAAACGGTTTAAGAAGTTGGATCTAGATAACTCAGGGGCTTTAAGTGTAGATGAATTCATGTCATTACCAGAGTTACAGCAGAATCCATTAGTACAGAGAGTAATTGATATCTTTGATGAAGATGGAAATGGAGAAGTTGACTTTAAAGGTAAAAATGTCAGCTATTTataaaagggaaagaaaagaagggggaggggggggggagagaaaaggaaagaaaatgatgtCATGGTAAATGAAGtgaaataaaacacaatttgcactgtactgtatttataattcaaatgtatttatgattattaaaacaaaactcaCCATTGAAGACAGATAAACAACTCAAAGGAGGTGCATATGAATTGTTTGGTGTATTAATGTTGCTTTTTGTGGCAGATGCAATTGTCTTGGTTGTTTTCCATTGGCGGTTTACATAATAATAGGTATTGTCAAAGGCTGCAATGCATCACTGGGATAGCTCTGTTgttgcatttttctttttccacaGAATTATCATTGGAAATTGGAGTATGAGCCCATAATTATTTGTATAATTGTTGTTCTGTAGGCAAGAAATTATCTTTGAAATGCTGTGGCcggaaaaaaacaatttttgtcGGTGCATTTATAACTATGCGATGTGACTCTTAAAAACAGGAAGGTATAAGACGTGCACAAAAATCACGGGTTCACAGCGCACTGGAAATTATCAAAGTAGAGTGGAGCTGGATTTCATCTGTGAAAGCCTTGTTTTTGATATGAAACTTAAATAATACAGTATCTTTCAGTCAAGTTGTGTAGTATTTATGAATAACTCTGGATCAACACTAGTAAATTAGTTTGGAGTAATTAAGGAATTACTTTGGAGTAATTAAGGAATTTGTATGAAGTAATTAAGGAATTAGTATGACATAGAGTAGTAAAGTTCTATGCAAGAATTGGCTATGCTGTAGATACAAGAACCTTAGTAGTataaagggatttttttttaataattgaaGCCTCAAGACTGATCTGCAAAATTATAATCACTATTTGTATGCCCTGTAGACCAGTTTTGATCCATTGACCTACAGATATGTAGTGTTTGTGCTTCACATTCCATTTTTTCCCcattctattttctttctgttAGAGTTCATCCAGGGAGTCTCACAGTTCAGTGTAAAAGGTGacaaggaatcaaaattaaagtGTAAGTACCAGATTTCTTATGAGTACATGTCAGTTGACTTGTTAAGTCGTAACTTAAAGGTAAATTAAACTAAATGCacaataatgtacagtaatgtacaaTAATGTACAATTTGCTCTTGCTGTCCGATTCCTTCAAAGTGGACAATTGTATAACTAACAATATTCAGATTGATTGTTAACATGAtacaaaattgataaaattgtacCACTCAACATAGAAAGCCAGAGATAAAGAAAGGAACATATAATAACTTGTGCAACAGTTTGATTTCAAATCTGTCAGaaatttttctgtaaaattGTACCAGTGTATATATGGTCATCCTTTATTTGGATTTTGATAGCAGAAATGAACTTTAAAATGACCACAATATTTTGCTTTACAAGGATTCAAACTTGGTGATGTGACAGTATCCCTACGGagcccctgcccccaccccccaccatcCTTCCCTTGTAGGCTTAGACAGGTCTCTGCTCCTCTCATTTTTCACAAAACTGGGTCAGATTCTTGGAAGACAAAATGTAAGTGAATGTTGACTTGTAAGGTACTAAGGTCAATGGTTCTTGAATGTTTACATAAACTCATTTGCcagatattttacatatatatcatgttttgtGTTGATTTTGGTAAAAATCTTTAATATCAATGGAAAAATGGCAATTTAACGAAACACAGTACCTAAACCATGTAGTATTGTATTGACTTACTGAGCCTACTGTAGGTGAGACGTTAATGCAGGCTTAAGTACTTGTTTGACAATCCCATAATAATAAAACACTACATTCATTATGTATACCATATTTTGCACTGTTGTTTGCtgatattgtgtttttttttttttttttcaaatacagaAACGTTTCCTCTTGGTAGCAGATTTTTGCCATTCACtgtcaaaatgtcacaaatgtttTTCTCATAAATGTTACCTTTTCTGTTGTAGTTGCATTTAAAATCTACGATATGGACAAAGATGGCTTCATCTCCAATGGAGAACTCTTCCAAGTGTTGAAAATGATGGTTGGTTCCAACCTCAAAGACTCCCAACTGCAGCAAATTGTCGACAAAACAATATTCAACGCCGATAAAGACGGCGACGGTAAAATCTCATACGAAGAATTCTGTACGGTGAGTGACTGCAGTTTGTGACGACTTGCCGTAAAAACTGTATTAAATCGTTCTTATCATCTTGCGCCAGTATACCCAGTGGGATTATTATGATCCCAGTGGGATTATCAAGTctcaattttgttgttgtttgcctCTTTGTATCAGTTATGCAATGAAGGCTTAAGTTACTTTGTTGGTAATCCTCAGCATGAATCCTGTAATGAAGCTGATTAATTGTCTTTTGATATTCCATGTCTTATAATTCTTATCCTTCCGTAAGTCTACAGTATGTGTTGTTTAGTACATTTGTGATCGAGTGTGCTTGGTTATTGCTACATTTGGTGACACAAtgtgtatttatacatatatatggtagTGTAATTCCACTACAACTGTGAATCCATCTCCAAGTTAATAAAGCTGTTACTTTCTTATAGGGAAACAGCTGAGactttcattgttttttaattgttaCTCATTATTGTGAAAGtaagaaatgaatattaaagTCCACTCATGCAACAAAGAAATATGAAAGTCTAAAGTGAGGAATATTCCATTTCTCTTCCTCTGCCACCCTcctcaatttttttgtttttgtttctgctTTCTTCCATAGGTTGTTGGGAACACAGACATTCACAAGAAGATGGTTGTTGACGTATAACCTTAAACATGCAGTGCATTCCAAGTTTTATGTGTCTTTTCAACCCTGTTCATGTTTACCTTGTATAATATGGTATCTCTTTATGCGACCTTTCTCTTTACAACCTTCTGAATCAGTTGAGTAGTGTACAGTTTATCTGGAGTCTCTCGCTGATATGCCACAGGTGAAAAAGGCTCTGATATGATGTTTGTGCCAACATTAGTTGTCAGGTAATCTCCTTCAGGGTTTTTCATCTTTCTCAGTGTGATATTAGACAATTTACAGCGTGTTTGGATGGGGGATCAGATAAGTGGAGAAAGGAGTACATAAGACTAGCAGTAAAGTTTGCATCCATAAATATGTTAGGAAATTTATGCCTAATGCCTCACAGGTGAAACAGCCTGAAAGCATTAAACACAAATTTCTCAACAATAGATGTTACTTAATGCAGGCATTGTCCACTAATCCCTCACCATGACTTGTTGGTGTTCAGATTAATGGCTTACCAAAAAAAtcccttttattttgattttctggATTTTTCATGACAGGTTAGATATCATGATTTAACATGTTATACTTTACATGAACGAATCTAGAGAGGCCATGTTCTAAACTCCCAACTGGCATTCATAATTTTGTAGCGAGAGGTCACTCGTTTAACTATTCTACACTTGCAGTGTAAAAGACTGAACTATGGTTAACCAATATCAGGACCCAGAGACCAATATCACTCTGGGTTGCCAAGAGGCTACATTCCTTTTCAGTAGTGACATCAAAGAACATAAAGAAGTACATTAATGTTCCCAGGAAGTGTCATCAGGATCCATTTTGACATTGTCCTCGTAAACTTGTTCGCAAGTCTTTATCTCAACCATTTCGTGTGAATGTCGAAGCTGGTTCAACCTGATTGATACAGATAAGAATTGTAGTTTTCAATTTTTCCAACCCTGGTGGTAGTCTGTTGTACTCTCAGCCAGGACAAGTTTGGTCAGGTATTATTCATTCAATTTTGAACGTTTCCTGACAGTTCTCTGAAGGTACAGTACGTGATTGAACTGTACTGTAGCAACGAATATTTCTTCAGAAATTAGTCATAACAGGATAAGGGTTATTGAGAGGATTCTtgttgacacacacacacatacactgaTATTATGATAAGTCTTAGTGTGGAGTGATTAGTAGCTATATTTAGGGGCTGCTGATGTGATGGTTGTAGTGTATCTGACACAAAGATTGTGTGTCATTACATCGATTGGGTCGAGTTACAGGAGGATTAAGACATTTATTGACTCAAGATCTGGATGTTTCCCAGGGAGACCTGTTTGATATGCAGCTGCAACGCTGTAAATAACTACGTACATATATTTACTGTCTGCCAGTTTCTTCATTTCTTATAATATGACAgtcaatgtatatatttatatcatcatcatcattatcatcattaataATCTGAGTGTTCTTTATATCGCTTTACTACTATCGTCTCATGGTGAATCGTAGCGGTCGGGATGATTTAAATTCATCCCATTTGTCATATAGCACTGAAGAAATGTGTAAAATGCACCTCAAGTATTATAAGAAAACTTGCTGGCAGAATCAGTCTTTTCTCATTGACAGTTCGTTTGTTTGGAAACCATTCAAATCAAcaacaaggaaacaaaactaAGACAGTAAggccccccagaaaaaaaaagggttttagAAGCTTTGgaataaacattaaataatttaaaagcaAAATGGTATTTCTTAAAAAGGTTTCCAACGTGAAAGCATTTCTTGTGTTTCTAGTCTTTGAATTTGTTGACGAGCCCAACAAACAATGGTATCAAACAAAAGGTGTAATCACTAAACAGGCCACAGCTGTCCATTGTATGAACAGCAAGGTGATTGTTACCCTGAGTGAGCAATTTTTCAATTCAAAAGTGATCAGTTGGATATCACTTATGGAATGAAACTTCCCTTAGTGCACACATTTCTATCCTTTCTTACCCACACTGAAAGTTATATGTCGCCCCGTTCCTCTTCTACTCAACCTTGGAATTTACAAGTTTGCTGTTACTTTTTCTTAATGGATTTTTGTGGTTGTGGGTGATTTTAAAACTGTCTTATCCTGATACTGTTCGGAAAACGTCAAGTGAGCCTAACCATTATCCATAAAATCAAGCAAAGGACTTTTtgatacatttatacatatttgcCGTGGATTCTGTTTTGAATGACATTTTTCTAGGTTGATAGTTATTCAATTGAATGTTATATTAGTGAAGTTGGCtttcttttttgtattttttttaaaagtctTGCCAGATGTTACATAAACTGGCAGGTTATTTCAATGCAATCCCTGTTTAGATGGTTTGGTGTTTGACTTCAGTGGTACAAGGTAGTTTCAATATTTGTGTCTTTGATGTAATTTATTAAAGAAACTACATTTTGCATAACTACCTTAATAATTgctaaataattttaaaatgtcCAAAATACATGAAAAATTACAACAGGCATGGAACCTTACTCTTGAACAACTGTTTCTGTGATATTCATAGCATTCAGTAAACCTgtgttttaaaaattattttagtGGCATTTCTTTGAAAGAAGCAATGCTTTCTTTTATTGCCTCAACTCATTTCCCCCAGGCcaaaaatttcacaattttcagcCAATAGCTAAAAATCTTTCAGAGCTTGAAAAATATACTGGCTGAAATCAAGTTCACTCTGTCAGCAGTATCGCCACAAATGTGCTGTAAAGCCAAGTAATGGACACTGATGTTGAGACTTCAACAAGTACTTTACTGCCATGACCCTCAGAGCATGTTCCTCTCCGAGACATAAAATTGTCTGGTTGAACCCTCCTTCATGTCGGGGGGAATAACTTGGGAGAGTGGGAACCCTCTTCCGACTACTGTTGTAAACTCAAGCAATTTTTTGGCAAGCTTAATTTTGGGGTA
This window contains:
- the LOC139972144 gene encoding calcineurin subunit B type 2, which encodes MGNEASLPMEMCSNFDADEIRRLGKRFKKLDLDNSGALSVDEFMSLPELQQNPLVQRVIDIFDEDGNGEVDFKEFIQGVSQFSVKGDKESKLKFAFKIYDMDKDGFISNGELFQVLKMMVGSNLKDSQLQQIVDKTIFNADKDGDGKISYEEFCTVVGNTDIHKKMVVDV